Genomic segment of Tissierella sp.:
AGAATATTTTCCTTTAGATTTTTTCCTGCTACAAACCAAGGTTCTCCTGTTCCAACTCCTCCTATACCTATGCCTTTTCTTTGACCTAAAGTGTAGTGAATTAGACCACTGTGCTTGCCTACCTTCTTGCCATTTACATCTATCATATCTCCTTCTTTAGCCAGAAGATATTTATCTAAAAATTCATCAAAATCTCTTTCTCCAATGAAGCATATGCCTGTCGAGTCTTTTTTCTCAGCAGTATATAGATTATGTTTTTCAGCTAACTCTCGAACTTGCTTTTTATCCAAATGCCCTATAGGAAATAATGTTTTTGAAAGGGCTTTTTGACCTATTCTAGAAAGAAAATAGCTTTGATCCTTATTTTGATCATTACCTCTAACAAGGCAATATCCAGCATGATTTTCTTTAACTTGTGCATAATGACCCATAGCAATATAATCAGCATCTAGACTTAAAGCATAGTCTAAAAATGCATTAAACTTTATTTCTTGATTGCACATTACATCTGGATTAGGAGTTCTTCCTTTTTTATATTCATCTAAAAAATAGGTAAAGACTTTATCCCAATATTGCTTCTCGAAGTTTATTGTATAATATGGAATATCCAGTTGGTCAGCTACTCTTCTTGCATCTTCAGAGTCTTGAGTTGCAGTACATTCTCCATATTCATTCTTCTCATCCCAGTTTTTCATAAATAATCCTATAACTTCATATCCTGCTTCTTTAAGCAATAAGGCAGAAACAGAAGAATCAACTCCTCCACTCATACCTAATATTACTTTTTTCTTCATAAATTCTCCTCTTTTCTAAAACATAGTAATCTTATTATACTATAGAATTTTTTATCTTGATACTTGTTATTACTATATTATCATGAAAACCTACCTAGCAAAAGGAAAAAATGCACTGAGATTATTTTCTCAGTGCAAAATCTTAATATTTAATGAATTTTGATCCTGCTACATTACATATACTACATTTTTCTGGAACAAACTTTTCAATATTTCCACAAACTGGGCATAGATAGTAGAAGATTTCTTCTTCATTGTTAATGTTTTCTAGTGCTTCCTTATAAAGTCCTGCATGAACTTTTTCTGCTTCCATAGCATAAGTAAATGTTTGAACAGCAGCCTTATTTCCTTCTGCTTCAGCAGCTTCTATAAATGGAGGATACATAGTTTCAAACTCATATGTTTCACCATTAACTCCATCTTGAAGATTTTCTGCAGTTGTACCTACTTTACCTGCTACTTGAAAATGTTTAAGAGCATGAATAGTTTCTGCATCTGCAGCTGCTCTAAATAATTTTGCAGCATTAATTTTTCCATCTGCTTCTGCTTTCTTTGCATAAGCTAAGTACTTTCTATTTGCTTGGGATTCACCAGCAAATGCATCCATTAAATTATCAATTGTTTTACTCATTTCTTATCTCCTCCATTAATTTAATTTATTATAATAGGCTCAATTGGCCTAATAATTATCTTCTTTGCAACAATTTGGGCAAACACCCTTGAAATATATATCTTTACTATCAATCTTGAAGTAATCCAAATCCTTTGAGTTAAAGGAATCTATATTTATTTCAAAATCATATATATTTCCACAAGATTGACATTTAAAATGTCCATGGTTATTTGTCACTATATCATATCTAGTTTCATTATCCTCTATGTTGATGATCTTGACTAAATTAGCTTCAATCAATGTTTTTAATGTATTGTAAATAGTAGTTTTTGATAAGCTAGGTATTTCCTTGTGAAGATCATTGTAAATTTGATCTACAGTAGGGTGACATCTATTATTAGTCATATACTCCAACACCTTTAGTCTCTGGTGTGAAAGACGAATGTTTTTATTTTTCAATTCCTGTGATAAATTTTCAAAAGTAGTTTTCAACTAATTCACATCCTTATTTCATAGATCACTAGACTTAATGAATAATAACTATTACTACTTTGTAATGGTTACAATCTTATTATAATTGTAATTACAAAATATGTCAAGTAAAAAATTAATTAATTTTTGAATAAGGAATTATCACCTTCATAGGATATAATAGAGAGGATATAAATTTTATGAAAATGTATTAGGATAGATTTAATTATGGTGTATAATAGTAATATGCAAAAAAATATAATAATGGAGGGTGATGAGGTGACAGATTATAAATGCACAGTATGTGGATATATTTACAGACCTGAAAGAGGAGATAAAGTTCATGATATAGAGCCTATGACAAGTTTCGAAGATTTGCCAGATGATTGGAAATGTCCTACTTGTAATCAGTCTAAAATGGCTTTTGAAGAGAAAAAATAAAGAGTTTATAATAGATTAATTAATATGATATAAGGGGGCAAATTAGTGGATACTATTTTTTTAATTATAAAATCAGCGATATTGGGTATTGTAGAAGGTTTAACAGAATTTTTGCCAGTTTCTTCAACGGGGCATTTAGTTATTTTTCAAAACTTATTAAAGTTTGAGGTAACAACCCCTAAATATGTGGAAATGTATACATATGTAATACAATTAGGAGCTATATTAGCAGTAATTATTCTATATTGGAAGAAAATAAAAGATACTCTTCTAAATTTCTTTCCACAAAAAGTAGGATATGAAAAATCCGGATTTAAGTTTTGGTTTATGATATTTATTGCTTGTATTCCTGGAGGTGTTTTTGGGATATTGCTAGATGATTTAGCGGACAAATACCTATTTAGCCCTATTCCTATTGCAATAACCTTATTCTTTGGTGGTATATGGATGATGTATGCTGAAAAGAGATTTAGAAGCAATAAAATAAAGAGTAAAGAATTAAATGTTACTGCCAAGCAAGCAATAATAGTTGGTCTGTTTCAATGTTTAGCTATAATCCCAGGGATGTCCAGATCTGCTTCTACAATAATAGGTGGATGGGTATCAGGACTTTCAACTGTGGCTGCTGCTGAGTTTTCTTTCTTTTTAGCAATTCCCGTAATGGTAGGTATGAGCTTTTTAAAGATATTAAAAATTGGGGGAATAGGTGTCCTTACTTTGGCAGAGATTATTTCTTTAGCTGTAGGATTTATTGTATCCTTTATAGTAGCTTTAATCGTAATAAATAAGTTTATTTCTTATTTAAAGAAAAAGCCTATGAAGATATTTGCCATATATAGAATGATATTTGCAGTTATAGTATTGATAGCAGGATTTGCAGGAATGTTTTAGTAAAGATTTTCTTATTTAGAAAAAGATGATGATTTCCATTTGAAGGGAATCATCATCTTTTTAAATTACTTTGTTTCAAAGGCTATACCTAGAGTGTTTGGTCCACAATGACAGGATATCGTACAACTTGCCATAGTTACATAAATTTCTTTGAAATTTGTGCATTCTAGTATTGTCTTTTTTGCAAGGTCAATATAGCTAGAATCTATTCCAGAATGGACTAAAAACATATAATCCTCGTTAATGTTAGTATATTCCGAGAGTTTGTCTTTGATATATTTGACTATAACCTTATCCAAGGTTCCTCTATATTTATTTCCTACATTCATAGAACCAGATCCGTTATCTACATTAATGACAGGCTTTATTTTCAATAAGTTTGATCCAAGGGATGAAATCTTTGAACAACGACCACCAGCATATAAAAAATCCAAAGTGTCTAGTACGAAACTCATATGTATTTTTCCTCTATGACCCTGTAGCTCATCACTAATTTCTTTTGCAGAAAGTCCCTTTTCTATTAAATCTGCAGCCTTTAATACTAAAAGTCCAGATCCAGTAGAAAGGTTTTGTGAATCTATTGGATAAACTCCCTTAAGTTCATTTGCTGCTAAACAACAATTATTATATCCACTAGTAAGTGAGCTGCTTAGATTGATATGTACTATTTCATAACCTTCATCCACAAAAGGTTTAAAATAATTGTAATACTCTGCTACATTTATGGCTGAAGTTGTTGGCAATATTTTCTTCTCATAATATGTATTGAAGATATCATTAGGTGCAATATCTACATTATCTTTGTAACTCTTACCATCTAGAAGAATGGCATAAGGGCAACGGATGATATTATAATGCTGGGTTAATTCATGATTCAAATCGCATGTGCTATCAGCACTTAATATAATTTTTTTCATTTTAATTATCCTTTCCTAAAACCTGACATATATTTTTCACTTGCATTAA
This window contains:
- the mnmA gene encoding tRNA 2-thiouridine(34) synthase MnmA, with amino-acid sequence MKKKVILGMSGGVDSSVSALLLKEAGYEVIGLFMKNWDEKNEYGECTATQDSEDARRVADQLDIPYYTINFEKQYWDKVFTYFLDEYKKGRTPNPDVMCNQEIKFNAFLDYALSLDADYIAMGHYAQVKENHAGYCLVRGNDQNKDQSYFLSRIGQKALSKTLFPIGHLDKKQVRELAEKHNLYTAEKKDSTGICFIGERDFDEFLDKYLLAKEGDMIDVNGKKVGKHSGLIHYTLGQRKGIGIGGVGTGEPWFVAGKNLKENILYVAQGENNPALYSTSLIGESPSWILEKAPSMPLKCTAKFRYRQKDIPVTVNILDNGELHIKYDNPIKAVTPGQVAVLYQEEICLGGCIIKSIEPLDNKYLYLNHS
- a CDS encoding rubrerythrin family protein, with translation MSKTIDNLMDAFAGESQANRKYLAYAKKAEADGKINAAKLFRAAADAETIHALKHFQVAGKVGTTAENLQDGVNGETYEFETMYPPFIEAAEAEGNKAAVQTFTYAMEAEKVHAGLYKEALENINNEEEIFYYLCPVCGNIEKFVPEKCSICNVAGSKFIKY
- a CDS encoding Fur family transcriptional regulator produces the protein MKTTFENLSQELKNKNIRLSHQRLKVLEYMTNNRCHPTVDQIYNDLHKEIPSLSKTTIYNTLKTLIEANLVKIINIEDNETRYDIVTNNHGHFKCQSCGNIYDFEINIDSFNSKDLDYFKIDSKDIYFKGVCPNCCKEDNY
- a CDS encoding rubredoxin, encoding MTDYKCTVCGYIYRPERGDKVHDIEPMTSFEDLPDDWKCPTCNQSKMAFEEKK
- a CDS encoding undecaprenyl-diphosphate phosphatase — protein: MDTIFLIIKSAILGIVEGLTEFLPVSSTGHLVIFQNLLKFEVTTPKYVEMYTYVIQLGAILAVIILYWKKIKDTLLNFFPQKVGYEKSGFKFWFMIFIACIPGGVFGILLDDLADKYLFSPIPIAITLFFGGIWMMYAEKRFRSNKIKSKELNVTAKQAIIVGLFQCLAIIPGMSRSASTIIGGWVSGLSTVAAAEFSFFLAIPVMVGMSFLKILKIGGIGVLTLAEIISLAVGFIVSFIVALIVINKFISYLKKKPMKIFAIYRMIFAVIVLIAGFAGMF
- a CDS encoding DegV family protein: MKKIILSADSTCDLNHELTQHYNIIRCPYAILLDGKSYKDNVDIAPNDIFNTYYEKKILPTTSAINVAEYYNYFKPFVDEGYEIVHINLSSSLTSGYNNCCLAANELKGVYPIDSQNLSTGSGLLVLKAADLIEKGLSAKEISDELQGHRGKIHMSFVLDTLDFLYAGGRCSKISSLGSNLLKIKPVINVDNGSGSMNVGNKYRGTLDKVIVKYIKDKLSEYTNINEDYMFLVHSGIDSSYIDLAKKTILECTNFKEIYVTMASCTISCHCGPNTLGIAFETK